DNA sequence from the Antedon mediterranea chromosome 7, ecAntMedi1.1, whole genome shotgun sequence genome:
TCTTGTTAGCAGCCAAAATGGGGGTGGGGGGAGTGCTACCCCTGGATCTGCCCATGATGATCAACAAAAACCAGCACAGTTGAAAACCAAATATTGTTTGTACATAGTAGTATAGCGTGTATAGCTTTTATCATCCAGAACAAAGGATTTGGTTTGCGTCATTGACTGTTTGTCAAATGATATATAGATAACACTAGTGCAATGGCCCTGGGTGCATACAGCTTTCTGCTATTTGTGTCTTGGAATTTCCAAAGGACAGATTTGTCATTTCCAATGCCTGAATGGTGCGACGCCtccattttagtttcattttggACATTTGTATGAAGGTAAGTTTATTGAATTTGATTTGAAGTTACTTCAAATTAAACCTCTTTGTGTATTGTGCTTAGTTAGATATTGTTTGCTTTATAGGATTCACAGGCTACAGGCAAACCGCTCAGTTTGAGATTGCTTCAAATTTCAAAGCAGAATTACTACATCACAAACGCAAGGTATTTATGACTTCTTGTAATTctatatataacatatataaacatcacaggcacagaataaattctaaaccgcccggtaatatacttaaattaattaattaaaattgaaacaataaagatgaggaaatctgtgaccATGAGAAAAAGGCACCAAAACTGAGATTCGAACCTGGGACCTTGCGATGATATGCAGATATCccaaccattagaccactgggggctttcatggtattgttcagaTTTGAATGGACAGTGACTCTTTAACACTCTCCACATGTTATGGCGGAACAGCATTAGTCAATTGTATGCatgcgcaacagagatcaaattgatacgccctcatctttcagtgtTTTATTCACGAAGCGGGATATTcaaagagatacttttatatctataaacatcacaggcacagaataaattctaaatgtTGGTATATGTATATTGGCTAATGAAtctgtataataaaaacaagagaatcaatttttatatacaggtattatttttgtggtttggTATGTTGCTacattattttgaaatgttGGGAGTGGTGGGGGAGATCTActgttttacatattattttatccatcTATGGCATGGCATAAGTTACTTTCTTTTTTTCCCTCCTACATTCATTTGCagaattgaaaatatatttgttcATAATCATGATAAAACAATTTCCGTTTTCGCCTAAATCAGTATATAtcaatttatttgttgttttttaatataattgaaagattattttgaatataaattaGAGTGGCCATCATAAACTAACCATTTTGTTATGTAAGGATTACCGAAATACCAATGTCTTTGTTACATTTAGCATGCTTTCAGTGGGTAAATACACTACAACCACAAGATAACCTTTAACCCATTGTATCTACATGTATTactattgttaaataaaatgatttgcATATGAATTCTTTATTACCAGAAAAATGACAAGTCACAGTAATTGaaacagttttgtattatcaacTGAGGCTAGTCAGGCGtaaatttaatgtattttaaacttTACAAACAAACTTGGAATTAGTTACCGGTACTACAAATTCCTCCatgatatttattatgttattgttactgTTCTTGTAGCCGTCTTCTTCTGAAGACACGTGGCCGTCATTGACGGATACTTAATATCAGTTGACTTCACTGCTGGTGTACTCGAGATCTACGTTTATACCATTCTATAAACTTATTATTATGTAGTTTTATTGTtcttatcgatcaaataaatttaaaagctATCtagtagacttgccccaagtctgtattatctttttttttatttatttgtttttatttcgaccgcgatttttgtctgaaaatccaaaatcaagtagtatacgtatgaaacgccatatgtgccaaaatatttatctttttactaatattaagacaaaactccgtctggaacccagactagctATCTAGTAGCATAATGGGTCTTGGACTATTACCTACATACAGTGGTGTaacagctatgagcgctcactggctaaaccccagggcccagaggaaaaaacaggcattaaaatatgtcgaaaaggcGTAGGGAGAGCCACTGCCTACATACAGTTTTATTCTCCACATTCATAAAATAGAAATACTTGTAATATGAATTTCAATACTatacataataatgtattactatAACGATTAGTTCAGTATACCTTTTGTGTACCTattcacaaaacaaaaattaaagagCAAATGTTTTGCCTAACTGAAAAAAAACTGAATGGAATGAGAACATGATTGATGAATGAAGAAGTGATAGATTGATGAATGAAGGAATGACATTTAGCCATGAAAAGAAAAAACCTGACAATATTTGTTTACTAACTTTACACGTTGAACTTTGTACTATTACAGAAATATGTATAATTGTACTGATATATTCCTTAGTGTGATCATATAAATTCTGTGCACTATTTCAGAGTGCAATGGCTTTTGCTAATGGTTGGAGCAGTGGTGAAGGTACTGGTCATTGGCAGTATATGAGAGAAGAGGTTGCATCTGACGGTGATTTAGAGTACCAATATTCTGGTCTAGGACTTTGTTCAAATCCCTCTGCTGAGCAATTAAATTTGCCTGATGGTATGTTTctatttaatatgttttttttcaatatttctaATGTATGGTATTTTACgttattaattttaaactttataaTGTTGGTTACTGTATTTGTTACATAAATCATGAATGATTCCACCGAACTTTCAAGTTAAAATAACTATGGTGAGACACttaatgaataggcaaactcccttaaaatgtgacatgttaCTGTAGTTATAGATCATGGTAGGATGCCAGTGGAAACTTCAGACATTGAATCTGTTCCTGGAAGCTTGTCAAGTAGGCGGTATTACGGAGAACTAGAAAACAGGTTCTATGGAAGATTTCCACAAGAAAGTCTAGATAATCCTGTTGACGAACACCAATATCATCCTGTACAGTCATTCTGCCCAAATTGCAGAGGGGTTTTAAATAATGCCTATTTACCAGAAGACAACCTAGCATTTCAAAGAAACCAACGAGTAGTCAACCACCCGTCATCAGTTGCTAACTCACAACCTGGATACAATCAAAGAGGACCCAGAACAAAGAGGCAAAAGAGCAGGTTTCGTCCAAGACCAGGGTTGAATGCGGCGGCATCAAACCGAACATCCTCGACAATAAGCAGCCTAGACGATAATACAGAAAGCATAACATCTTGCAGCAGTTGCTCGATACTGTCCTCAAAATATCCCAGTGCCGTGTCTCTCTCCCAAGACTCTCTGCTGCCTACTGATGCAGATAACTTAGTCTCAGGTTTGTCATATAGGCACACTGATAATGAACATAGTTATTTTACAACCTCAGAGAAGGAGAACTACAAGTGTGAAGTTCCAAGGTACATATTCAAGTCATCAAGTCAACGATCTAGCAAGTCTAAAAAGTGTAAGTTACTTTCGAAATTAAATTGTACTGGCTAGGGACGGATACAGGATTTTTGTCAGGGTATAGCTACAATTGCTACTCACGATGACGAAAAGAGGTTGAGCATTCCTTTAGCCTAATCCTGGATCTTCCACTGGTGTTACTGTCACTCTTGGGTAATGTTTACGTAACAATCTATGGAGGCCTTAGTTCTACTATGGTAGCTGAattatattagttctgaaaagcaatatgctttgatcatcCTCCTGGGTGTAccatcaacattttatttccccatgcaaaccttcaaacagtAGCTGAATTAACCAAAATATAATcagttaaaatttaaaatgctgtATAGACACACGTTATTGAATAATTCTcatggtgtttttaaatcacaGTTGACTGTTTAATAACCTTTGCATCAGATGCTATACACCAGATTAAAACTGCTGCAAACTACATGAAAGCACGTGGTTACAAAGTGATGACGGACATACCCTCACCCAACATTGAACGTCATCAAGCAGTCGACGAGAAGGAAGTTATGAGAAAACTGACAAGAGTTTTTCGCAAGGTACTTAATCAAAAAGttgtttgaaaatgaaataaatatatcacATTTTAAGTACATTTAAGTGTTGACATATCAGTTTATATACAAGATGGTAGATGGTAAAAGTTACTAGGTTCAAAAGTTCAATACTAGATGGTAAACTAAGTTACTAGGTGTTGACCTAAACAGTTTAATTTAATGTGATAGTATGGTAAACTAAGTTACCATTGAAGATTAAGTTTCTAGTCTATGAAAacagaaaaatgaaatatagcATCATTAGGTCGGATTCAAATTATctactaaataattatatttgtcTTTTAGTGTTCATACTTGCTGTGCTACTTGTCAAAAGAATACATTAAAGAAGTAACTGAAAGCAAGGCAAAAAACAAACACTTGCATATAAGGTATGGAAAATATTTCCTTATTCTAGTTGCTCAATGGTCAGTGACATAACGGCTATGAgagctcactggctaaacccaccAATGCAACTACCAGGCGTTAGTGGGTCTCTTATGAGTGCTTGGCGCCACCCGCCTCCCCCTCCCCTGCATTACGCCACTGTCTATGTTCATTCTTTAGTAACTTAATCTATGACTAACCCGATTTTCATTTTAACTCAgtagaaatgaaaaataatatgaaaaaacATGGTATAACACACACTTTTTTATAAATACTCTTACAATTTAAACCTATTAATTTAGTAGTAGCAATATTGTTCACttcaaataatgtaaaaaataaagatacttgcattttttaaatggcaGGTATCCAAGTATCCTCCCTCCCGACAAGATCGAATCCTATGGCCACAAGTAAAGTGGTAAATAAAttccataaataaaatacatcagGCTCTGAGCAACTGGTGACAAATAAAGGAGGTCCTTTCTCCATGGCTGCCTCACTGCTAATAAGCAGAACAAAAGACAACCAAGCCCACTGTGTGGTATTTTCCACCtgttaatatgcaaattaggtcaCTAACCTATCAGCAAAACTAAAACTTACTTGGAGTAAATTAAAAAGAACTTTTTGTCCATTTTCAGATGGCATttttattacaaacaaattcaattttgtttCTTGTAGTCTTTTTTGCCCTTTTTACGGATggtattttaatgttaaaaacaaattcattttaactttttttgtttttcttaggGTTTTTGCAGATCTTATGGAAGATGAATTCAAAAGGAAtggtaaaataaacaaaagattTCTTCCGATTTATGCAGACAAGAATTctaaattgaacaatttgccaGGCTATTTAACAAGCTATCCAAAAAACCAACATTACATCTATCAGGAGTTATTTGGTGAAGCTTTAAGCTGAAGTGAGATTGACAGGACTATGTTACTGCAGTACATGACTATAAAGTGCTATGTGCATGCTATGTTTACTACAGCACACGTCTAAAGTACTATGTGCATGCTATGTTTACTACAGCACACGTCTAAACAGTACTATGTGCATGCTATGTTTACTACAGCACACGTCTAAAGTACTATGTGCATGCTATGTTTACTACAGCACACGTCTAAACAGTACTATGTGCATGCTATGTTTACTACAGCACACGTCTAAAGTACTATGTGCATGCTATGTTTACTACAGCACACGTCTAAACAGTACTGTGGTATTTTACAACTGAAGAGTCTGAACTAATAACAGTATATAAAAACAAAGTACtattttttacagtataattaGTCGAACATTGGACTGGTTATAAAATTGTTACAACTACTTGACCATTTGGGTTATCATAACCTTTGACCCTACAATAAATCTAAAGATAtctatgcatttttttttaatgaaaattcaGGTATAAAAAGATTGACAAAACCACAATGACTATAAAACAAAGATTGCACACAAACAATAAGGTTTTGCTTTTTATTatctaaatacagtatttacaattaAGATTTAAAACACACCCGATAACTCTCTCAGCTGTAGGATTTGCTGACTTGGGTCTAAGCTTGTATCTCTTCAAATTGTGCGACATACAATTTGGTCTTCTAACATGgcaatttacataacaattacCTCAAATGTTTGTTAGCATGATAGTGCTTACAAATTAAGTTATTCTGTATAATTCGGTGTTAATAGGTATATACTTATAGAACATGCCTATACGAATTCAAGAAAATGTGTTCATTgataaattcataaataaaaaaaaataaaaatctgtatTCTTTTAAGATAGGCCGAAATATCAACATGCACACTCTGCgtatctgagtgctttcatctgatttattcattcatttgcTGTACATGatggtttaataaataaatgacatgAAATATGAAAGAACGTACATTATtgaatatgtattattttgtatgaatctTCATGATTGTTCCCAAAACCAGTATATTATATTCAATAGAGGAAGTTTACCCCTTCAGCTTTCAAATTTTGTTCCTCGCTAGAATACAATTGTGTTGTAAGTCATACAAAATGTGTAAACAACAATTTTCTCTGAAAATTGCGTTGAGAAGTTAAAAGTATAATAATCTGCTTTTATGATGCCATCATGACAGGGCGAGCCTTCTTTGCTGCCAACTCAACACCTGAGCTTGCAAATCCTGTTCCTCCCTGCAATATAATCATACATCAGTGTTGTAAGTTATACAATATGTAAACATCATTTTTCTTGATATTTTAATCAGCTCAATTTTATAGTGTTttattcagccactgatacccacaacattgtcattttttcattgcttactttattttgtatctccattgagatccagccactgacaCTCAAagaattgtcatttttcagtaatttgccatGGATTTATATTAAACTTGTAAAAGAGGTAAGGATGATTAATTTTGtgattaaaaaca
Encoded proteins:
- the LOC140054808 gene encoding uncharacterized protein; the protein is MAFANGWSSGEGTGHWQYMREEVASDGDLEYQYSGLGLCSNPSAEQLNLPDVIDHGRMPVETSDIESVPGSLSSRRYYGELENRFYGRFPQESLDNPVDEHQYHPVQSFCPNCRGVLNNAYLPEDNLAFQRNQRVVNHPSSVANSQPGYNQRGPRTKRQKSRFRPRPGLNAAASNRTSSTISSLDDNTESITSCSSCSILSSKYPSAVSLSQDSLLPTDADNLVSGLSYRHTDNEHSYFTTSEKENYKCEVPRYIFKSSSQRSSKSKKFDCLITFASDAIHQIKTAANYMKARGYKVMTDIPSPNIERHQAVDEKEVMRKLTRVFRKCSYLLCYLSKEYIKEVTESKAKNKHLHIRVFADLMEDEFKRNGKINKRFLPIYADKNSKLNNLPGYLTSYPKNQHYIYQELFGEALS